One genomic window of Puniceicoccaceae bacterium includes the following:
- the recD gene encoding exodeoxyribonuclease V subunit alpha, whose translation MTAIPSRLLTSMRYWMDLDGNALFDSMDLQIAELGMKHLGPEADPSHLQHAAFLFAWCHRLTRQGHLLLDIQELPSDLPESCQPIPTPEAIHHLHESLPPSFNDNRQNPIVWETPGVLYLRRLWQAERQSASQLVQMAAQPMLNDLQLRDIPLPDTLTDTQIEACRAALTQRLLLLSGGPGTGKTFTIFQILRTLSRHWPNARIQLLAPTGKAVARIQESIRNSLAVEDGSDPFIHSSQVQAATLHRFLRSRESRFSRSPMFPRPVEPVDVIIVDEASMVDLTLLYRLLGSLDAGSRLILMGDPYQLASVQPGAVFADACEAFRAHPSTTLELRAPFRFKSDSALHELCEAIRAGDAQRTLQCLRSDSENAAIRCVDPTQPDHVERTLREWISRNLLPAAMELDPANAAALYARCMVLCAQNEGPLGVHTLNQTLLRHCRHHVIHSTRPEIPAFFWKPIMIRRNDPVLGLFNGDVGVTQQFLTPHPAGEAIAWFNSPDGTSRSHAVHLLPEHSDAFAYTVHKSQGSEANEVLLLLPERINPVLTRELLYTAVSRARQHITWVANESIWRHCISTPTKRNSRLRQRIELEWNHTTRQATTPTDPDNPSL comes from the coding sequence ATGACTGCAATTCCATCCCGGCTCCTCACATCCATGCGTTATTGGATGGATTTGGACGGCAATGCGCTCTTCGACTCCATGGACCTGCAAATCGCGGAATTGGGCATGAAGCACCTTGGACCTGAGGCAGATCCCTCACATCTGCAGCACGCCGCATTTCTCTTTGCATGGTGTCACCGTCTCACAAGGCAGGGACATCTTTTGCTCGATATCCAGGAACTGCCATCCGACCTACCCGAATCCTGTCAACCGATCCCCACACCAGAAGCGATTCATCACCTACACGAATCGCTCCCGCCCAGCTTCAATGATAACAGGCAAAATCCCATCGTCTGGGAAACTCCCGGGGTCCTCTACTTGCGTCGACTCTGGCAAGCGGAACGCCAATCTGCCAGCCAGCTTGTCCAGATGGCTGCACAGCCCATGCTCAACGATCTGCAATTACGGGACATTCCGCTACCCGACACGCTCACAGACACACAGATTGAAGCGTGCAGGGCTGCACTTACACAACGCCTCTTGCTTCTGTCTGGAGGACCGGGAACCGGCAAAACCTTCACCATTTTTCAGATTCTGCGTACCCTTAGCCGCCACTGGCCCAATGCCCGCATCCAATTGCTCGCTCCCACAGGCAAAGCCGTTGCGCGAATCCAGGAATCCATCCGAAACTCCCTTGCCGTTGAAGATGGAAGCGATCCTTTCATCCACTCTTCGCAGGTGCAGGCCGCTACGCTGCACCGCTTTCTCCGTAGTCGTGAGTCCCGCTTCTCACGCAGCCCCATGTTTCCACGCCCAGTCGAACCTGTGGACGTGATCATCGTGGATGAGGCATCCATGGTCGATCTCACGCTCCTGTATCGCCTCCTGGGCAGTCTCGATGCAGGCAGTCGACTCATTCTCATGGGCGATCCTTACCAGCTCGCATCTGTTCAACCGGGAGCCGTATTTGCTGATGCATGCGAGGCATTTCGCGCCCATCCGTCAACAACCTTGGAGCTTCGGGCACCCTTTCGATTCAAGTCGGACTCAGCACTTCATGAGCTGTGTGAAGCTATTCGCGCAGGCGATGCACAGCGAACCCTTCAATGTCTGCGATCCGATTCGGAAAACGCTGCAATCCGATGCGTGGATCCCACTCAGCCCGACCACGTGGAGCGCACCCTTCGGGAATGGATCTCCCGCAACCTGCTGCCAGCTGCGATGGAGCTGGACCCCGCTAATGCCGCTGCGCTTTATGCACGATGCATGGTACTCTGCGCACAGAATGAGGGTCCGCTGGGGGTACACACCCTCAATCAGACGCTTTTGCGGCACTGTCGACACCATGTGATTCACTCTACCCGGCCGGAAATTCCAGCGTTCTTCTGGAAGCCCATCATGATCCGCAGGAACGATCCCGTGCTCGGATTATTCAACGGTGACGTGGGAGTTACCCAACAATTTCTCACCCCCCATCCTGCAGGAGAGGCCATCGCGTGGTTTAACAGCCCAGATGGAACATCCCGCTCACACGCAGTGCATCTGCTTCCCGAGCACAGCGATGCTTTTGCGTACACGGTTCACAAGAGCCAAGGATCGGAGGCCAACGAAGTGTTACTGCTGTTGCCAGAACGAATCAACCCGGTCCTGACACGGGAACTGCTCTACACTGCCGTCAGCCGTGCGCGCCAACACATCACATGGGTAGCGAATGAGTCGATCTGGCGTCATTGCATTTCCACCCCCACCAAACGAAACAGTCGGTTGCGCCAACGCATCGAACTGGAATGGAATCACACCACCCGTCAGGCAACAACTCCAACTGACCCTGACAACCCGTCACTTTGA
- a CDS encoding UvrD-helicase domain-containing protein, with protein sequence MSTLMNPQRLDLRHFVPAPGITLIEASAGTGKTHNITHIICNLIASGKCRLDQVLVLTFTEKATQELRDRTRRALQEQLQVHIQCGNDREIRSLSEAIDQFDCAAIYTIHGFCNRILREFSVEAGLGSEFAILQDARSFEDQIEIEVARSVQASAAHNPWIALGMNALELKSNFFRNALRLKESDDLKFTSGNSPQTNLQQWFTHEFQHLQSAWKQDRDAIRAELLSDTPPLKKSRNCYKPEHMQLAFENFDRVFSGVPAHLSFLTELLPFQYSSMVEQLRKGQSIQQLSFYLALEALPEQLDSLAQFLITHALEVRDQQVERLVQEQQTLRFDELLRYAREIVCMPDGHFAKHLYDAYPYALVDEFQDTDPTQFAILDRIFLQPPSGLAPRPLILIGDPKQAIYSFRGGDIFTYGLAKSKAQQIFYLDTNWRSSPAINDGVNELLQGPNPFHFEWIDYQPVNSAPRNHESCLLTPRSDAETLRSSGIEWRVVDPTHGPHASIQETAEDIRQLLERPHFLHTASGLRPLRPGDIAVLVPDNKSGGRMHEALGQHRIPSTLFGGASVFQTPEALHLSAILEAVHQPRDFQQIRAALSASCFDPNLLNQATEDNHWAEILRAFAHANQLWQLHGLEAAFADLDQRFEWRLHLSRSTAADRALANHQQLRHLLIAEACNTNRGPHRLLQWLQEQIREPNRQDPEQLLQLSSDKDAITILTMHKSKGLEYPVVFIPILPQKAKRRSEFPRQFHDPSSGKLRTSLTRLSTSESDATAFANEVFGEALRTLYVAITRAEVLCTLYLDPDMIESSALDFWLPAGEDLSSRLSALHHRAMHAPASEIQQSQLQTLIHSQQTCLPVELLPPDSPPVTPAPLAHLSFTGIAHGVLNRDIPDSDEPELLERRPEAAQPTAPLSLSIANFDRGTQAGLMFHDLLEHLPFQDASSWPEHVKTSLRRYGYESDRWTPVLLPWLHDLVNSSVQMPDGVSLCLGNLQESDCFRETEFSVFTTWGNEAWNGLRQLVARSSWLQQFSFELPDTPIHWDDRSAFLNGVVDCWCRYQGKYYLLDWKSNYLGSEPDAYTANAVAASMQEHYYHLQYLLYICALNRYLRWVDPNYLDERDFGGVAYGYLRGIQSEVPNAGWFTARPPGELVSAMEKLLPFPELQLKGGIS encoded by the coding sequence ATGAGCACACTGATGAACCCACAACGCCTGGATCTCCGTCATTTTGTTCCTGCTCCGGGAATCACACTCATCGAAGCGAGTGCGGGCACAGGTAAAACCCACAACATTACCCACATCATCTGTAATCTGATCGCCTCGGGAAAATGCCGACTGGACCAGGTGCTCGTGCTCACGTTCACCGAAAAGGCCACGCAGGAGCTTCGCGACCGTACGCGGCGTGCATTGCAGGAGCAGCTACAGGTCCATATCCAATGTGGAAATGATCGGGAAATCCGCAGCCTGAGCGAAGCCATTGACCAGTTCGACTGTGCTGCGATTTATACCATACACGGTTTCTGTAATCGCATTTTGCGGGAGTTTTCCGTGGAAGCAGGGCTTGGCAGTGAGTTTGCAATTCTTCAGGACGCCCGGTCATTCGAGGATCAAATCGAGATCGAGGTTGCGCGTTCGGTGCAGGCGAGCGCAGCCCACAATCCTTGGATTGCATTGGGAATGAATGCGCTGGAACTCAAGTCCAACTTTTTTCGCAATGCGCTGCGCCTCAAGGAGTCGGATGACTTGAAATTCACATCTGGGAACTCACCCCAAACGAACCTTCAGCAGTGGTTCACCCATGAATTTCAACACCTGCAATCTGCATGGAAACAGGATCGCGATGCCATTCGGGCAGAGTTGCTTTCCGACACACCCCCTCTCAAAAAATCCCGAAACTGCTACAAGCCCGAACACATGCAGCTGGCATTCGAGAACTTTGACCGTGTCTTCTCGGGAGTCCCGGCACACCTGTCTTTTCTCACCGAGCTTCTTCCCTTTCAATACTCCAGCATGGTTGAACAGCTGCGCAAGGGGCAGTCAATTCAGCAGTTATCCTTCTACCTTGCCCTCGAAGCCCTGCCAGAACAGCTCGATTCCCTTGCGCAATTCCTGATCACCCACGCTCTCGAGGTCAGGGATCAGCAAGTGGAACGGCTCGTGCAAGAACAGCAAACCCTTCGGTTTGATGAACTGCTGCGTTACGCCAGAGAGATCGTGTGCATGCCTGACGGCCACTTCGCTAAACACTTGTACGATGCCTACCCCTATGCGCTCGTAGATGAGTTCCAGGATACCGATCCCACTCAATTTGCCATTCTCGACCGGATTTTCCTGCAACCTCCTTCAGGACTCGCACCCCGTCCTCTGATTTTGATTGGTGACCCGAAGCAGGCGATCTACAGCTTCAGGGGAGGTGACATTTTCACATATGGACTGGCAAAGTCCAAGGCCCAGCAAATCTTTTACCTCGACACCAATTGGCGCTCCAGTCCTGCGATCAATGACGGTGTCAACGAACTGCTCCAAGGTCCAAATCCCTTTCATTTTGAGTGGATTGACTATCAGCCCGTCAATTCAGCGCCCCGCAATCATGAATCCTGTCTGCTCACTCCCCGTTCGGATGCGGAGACGCTCCGATCCAGCGGCATTGAGTGGCGTGTGGTCGATCCTACCCACGGTCCCCATGCCAGCATTCAGGAAACTGCTGAGGATATTCGCCAATTGCTCGAGCGACCTCACTTTCTGCACACCGCCTCCGGGTTGCGCCCCCTCCGTCCAGGTGATATCGCAGTTCTCGTTCCCGACAACAAAAGCGGGGGCCGCATGCATGAGGCGCTTGGTCAGCATCGTATCCCTTCCACTCTGTTTGGTGGAGCCAGTGTGTTCCAAACGCCAGAAGCCCTTCATCTCAGTGCCATTCTTGAAGCCGTTCACCAACCTCGTGATTTCCAGCAAATCCGGGCGGCACTCTCAGCGAGTTGTTTTGATCCAAACCTGCTCAATCAGGCAACCGAGGACAACCATTGGGCTGAGATTTTGCGAGCCTTTGCCCACGCAAACCAACTCTGGCAACTCCATGGTCTCGAAGCCGCCTTCGCTGATCTGGACCAACGTTTTGAATGGAGGCTTCATCTGTCCCGGTCCACTGCAGCAGATCGGGCACTTGCCAACCATCAGCAATTGCGCCACCTCCTCATCGCCGAAGCCTGCAACACAAACCGGGGGCCACACCGACTGTTGCAGTGGTTACAGGAGCAGATCCGCGAACCCAACCGCCAAGACCCGGAGCAACTGCTGCAACTCAGTTCGGATAAAGACGCCATCACCATCCTCACGATGCACAAATCGAAGGGTCTCGAATATCCAGTAGTTTTTATCCCCATCCTGCCTCAGAAAGCCAAGCGACGCTCCGAGTTCCCAAGACAATTTCATGATCCCAGCTCCGGAAAGCTGCGAACCAGCCTGACCCGGCTCAGCACTTCCGAAAGCGATGCAACCGCATTTGCCAACGAAGTCTTTGGTGAAGCACTCCGCACCCTCTACGTCGCCATCACCCGTGCAGAAGTGTTGTGTACCCTCTATCTGGATCCCGATATGATCGAAAGTTCGGCTCTCGACTTCTGGCTCCCTGCAGGCGAAGACCTCTCATCCCGGCTAAGTGCTTTGCATCATCGTGCAATGCATGCTCCAGCATCGGAGATCCAGCAGTCGCAGTTACAAACCCTCATTCACTCGCAACAAACCTGCTTGCCCGTCGAACTGCTACCCCCCGATTCGCCTCCTGTAACTCCGGCACCTCTGGCACACCTGAGCTTCACGGGCATCGCACATGGAGTGCTGAACCGGGATATCCCGGACAGCGACGAACCCGAACTGTTGGAGCGTCGCCCTGAAGCCGCTCAACCCACAGCCCCATTGTCACTCAGCATCGCCAATTTTGATCGCGGTACCCAAGCCGGATTAATGTTTCACGATTTGCTCGAGCATTTGCCCTTTCAGGATGCGTCGTCCTGGCCGGAACATGTCAAGACAAGTTTGAGACGCTATGGATACGAGTCGGACCGCTGGACTCCCGTGCTGTTGCCGTGGCTTCACGATCTCGTCAACAGTTCGGTGCAGATGCCGGATGGCGTTTCCCTGTGCTTGGGAAATCTGCAGGAGTCTGACTGTTTCCGCGAAACTGAATTCAGCGTGTTCACGACCTGGGGAAATGAAGCATGGAACGGTTTGAGGCAACTCGTAGCGCGCTCCAGCTGGCTGCAACAGTTTTCCTTTGAATTGCCCGACACCCCGATTCATTGGGATGACCGCAGCGCATTTCTCAATGGGGTGGTGGATTGCTGGTGTCGCTATCAGGGCAAATACTACCTGCTCGACTGGAAAAGTAACTACCTTGGTTCAGAGCCAGATGCCTACACCGCCAATGCAGTGGCAGCGTCCATGCAGGAACATTACTATCACCTGCAATATCTGCTCTATATCTGCGCCCTCAACCGCTACCTGCGCTGGGTCGACCCGAACTATCTCGATGAACGCGACTTTGGTGGAGTTGCCTATGGTTACCTGAGAGGAATCCAGAGTGAGGTGCCCAACGCAGGGTGGTTTACCGCACGACCGCCTGGTGAACTTGTCAGTGCCATGGAAAAGCTGCTTCCGTTTCCTGAACTTCAGCTGAAAGGAGGAATCTCATGA
- a CDS encoding exodeoxyribonuclease V subunit gamma gives MPLIAITSQCYERLLEPWIDNIRSEQQQLGVHESQILVPNHRLAGWLNQSLAQHCGISMNLRFRYIDSLFESSEDGSLSGHNAPASRNALMIEWAAWIWHGLQSGAFESFHHLLQPRSATSTPVQPMQLAWEYATQLQRLALHRPEWLQQWARNLVPPGLHTEQAQLQQRLYQYLLQMGATPHPCVSAPQRATSSAPRGPNLHCLGFWNFPPSVWQALEAQSQDRTIYLYLPFPSAAFLVDLTRQSLREPQILDLDSPVHPTRYELLSKLGQRARAMQMNLLDRELQSMEYFSEPYSHTDATRLQQLQSHLLDPERSPNRLHFLPFSQDHSIQVHSACNPRRQVEIAKACIHRCLTEIPDLKLESIQVVAPDITPFLPAINEIFGGESEKNHLPYHIQRTSEAEESPGIRSVLELFTWLTTDWERPALLDWLATEPVRESFEFSLRDLELMDYWTRAAGIFRGNPAQGADTGDISWERGQSLLVQAYAGELQPDAIGFHAFAADPPYDHSETFYRWANLYDWLKQCAVALRSAPFSMETCCEVFTRIANRVIPPSREFEKQVLLSTLSRLREQWPLTEAIELSVFRYLLRKSLPQLPPPQVMNRKSGIAFASIQAEELTPCRIRILMGMNERDFPTADTERSHDLLQTGNPQPGDPSLREDGRYWLLQSIHQTRDQWIVIYEGQDASGTTTPLLSPAVQAILDALPSLLETPPAEPVVPVIQHPRFAYDAECFGTNPWLRHTSGYDFAVAQALQQAGKSTTHTVSLPTANPSLTEDLTIWDLARFFRHPNQFVCEQCLGMRFPDTFDDTPMHEPLLWFGAGASYALRSHLLKAQAKGLSRSEQFTLIESHAAQLPGKLCELGFDAILQDLTGTRTLVDPDRLHLLDSQGIVATELEVMPGHRLACAALAEPLPSNAFLAAVHGSRKAEKYEIEAWVHLLAIWAQQTPEHRRSFVLLHRDASLWLQPPSNPESILRELFELYLEFGSGPVPFFPATSSYALRKPEKRNSIAQSTAWEGERGEKYDPYNEFLFRGVSPFETQFDELAHAILSPLSSSRIQNPM, from the coding sequence ATGCCCCTGATCGCCATCACATCGCAATGCTATGAACGCCTGCTGGAACCGTGGATCGACAACATCCGCTCCGAGCAACAACAACTGGGCGTACACGAAAGTCAGATCCTGGTTCCCAATCATCGCCTCGCTGGTTGGCTCAACCAATCCCTCGCGCAGCATTGCGGGATCAGCATGAATCTTCGCTTTCGCTACATCGATTCACTCTTCGAAAGTTCAGAAGACGGTTCATTGTCCGGACACAACGCACCCGCTTCGCGTAACGCACTCATGATCGAATGGGCCGCATGGATATGGCACGGACTGCAATCCGGAGCATTCGAATCTTTCCATCACCTACTGCAACCCCGTTCCGCTACCTCAACACCCGTCCAACCAATGCAACTGGCCTGGGAATATGCCACTCAGCTGCAACGGCTCGCACTGCACCGGCCCGAATGGCTGCAGCAGTGGGCAAGAAACCTTGTTCCCCCGGGATTGCATACAGAACAGGCGCAGTTACAGCAACGTCTCTATCAATACCTGCTGCAAATGGGGGCGACTCCACACCCATGCGTGTCAGCTCCGCAGAGGGCAACATCCTCGGCACCCCGGGGCCCCAACCTGCATTGTCTGGGTTTCTGGAATTTCCCGCCCAGCGTGTGGCAGGCGCTTGAGGCACAATCTCAGGATCGCACCATCTACCTCTATTTGCCGTTTCCCAGCGCTGCATTCCTGGTCGATCTCACCCGCCAATCCCTCAGGGAACCCCAGATTCTGGATCTCGATTCCCCGGTGCATCCGACACGGTATGAACTGCTTTCAAAGCTGGGGCAACGGGCGCGCGCGATGCAGATGAATCTGCTCGACCGTGAACTCCAGAGTATGGAGTATTTTTCCGAACCCTACTCCCACACAGATGCAACGCGGTTGCAGCAACTTCAATCCCACCTGCTCGACCCGGAGCGAAGTCCCAACCGACTGCACTTTCTTCCCTTTTCCCAAGATCACAGCATTCAAGTGCACAGTGCCTGCAATCCGCGCAGGCAGGTTGAAATTGCAAAAGCCTGCATCCACCGCTGCCTCACAGAAATCCCAGATCTGAAGCTTGAATCCATCCAGGTGGTCGCACCGGACATCACCCCTTTTCTGCCCGCCATCAACGAAATCTTTGGAGGCGAATCGGAAAAAAACCATCTGCCTTACCACATTCAACGCACCAGCGAAGCCGAAGAGAGTCCGGGCATTCGATCCGTGCTCGAATTGTTCACTTGGCTAACCACCGACTGGGAACGCCCGGCCTTGCTCGACTGGCTCGCAACCGAACCCGTTCGGGAATCATTCGAATTTTCGCTTCGCGATCTGGAACTGATGGATTACTGGACCCGGGCGGCGGGCATTTTTCGGGGCAACCCTGCCCAAGGAGCCGACACTGGCGACATCAGCTGGGAGCGGGGCCAATCCCTGCTGGTTCAGGCCTACGCTGGAGAGCTGCAACCCGATGCCATCGGATTCCACGCATTCGCTGCAGATCCGCCTTACGATCATTCCGAAACCTTTTACCGCTGGGCAAATCTCTACGACTGGCTCAAACAGTGTGCCGTTGCTCTTCGCTCCGCGCCCTTTTCGATGGAAACCTGCTGTGAGGTTTTCACCCGAATCGCCAATCGCGTGATACCCCCAAGTCGGGAGTTCGAAAAACAGGTCTTGCTGAGCACACTCTCCCGCCTTCGTGAACAATGGCCACTGACAGAGGCCATCGAGCTTTCCGTCTTTCGATACCTGCTGCGCAAGTCCCTGCCACAGCTTCCTCCACCACAGGTCATGAACCGCAAGTCCGGCATCGCCTTTGCTTCCATTCAGGCCGAAGAACTGACGCCCTGCCGCATTCGCATCCTCATGGGCATGAATGAGCGGGATTTCCCCACTGCGGACACCGAACGCAGTCATGATTTACTGCAAACCGGAAACCCACAGCCCGGCGATCCTTCACTGCGCGAGGATGGCCGATACTGGCTGCTCCAGTCGATCCATCAAACCCGGGATCAATGGATTGTGATTTACGAGGGTCAGGATGCATCGGGTACCACCACTCCGTTGCTTTCCCCTGCCGTACAAGCGATTCTGGATGCATTGCCTTCACTTTTGGAAACCCCTCCTGCAGAACCCGTCGTGCCCGTCATCCAACATCCTCGCTTTGCCTACGATGCCGAATGCTTCGGAACAAATCCCTGGCTGCGCCACACATCCGGATATGACTTCGCAGTAGCACAGGCACTCCAGCAAGCTGGGAAATCCACAACACACACTGTTAGCCTGCCCACCGCCAACCCATCCCTGACGGAAGATCTGACCATCTGGGATCTCGCCCGGTTCTTCAGGCACCCCAATCAATTCGTTTGTGAACAATGCCTTGGCATGCGCTTCCCTGACACTTTTGACGACACCCCCATGCACGAACCGCTCCTGTGGTTCGGAGCGGGTGCCTCGTATGCCCTGCGATCTCATTTGCTAAAGGCACAGGCAAAGGGCCTGTCCCGAAGCGAACAATTTACCCTGATTGAATCCCACGCAGCGCAACTTCCCGGCAAACTGTGCGAACTGGGGTTCGATGCGATTCTGCAGGACCTCACAGGAACCCGAACGCTGGTGGATCCAGACCGACTGCATCTTCTGGACAGTCAGGGCATTGTCGCAACCGAACTCGAAGTCATGCCCGGACATCGACTCGCTTGCGCTGCCCTGGCGGAGCCTCTTCCTTCCAATGCATTTCTGGCCGCTGTACACGGCTCGCGCAAAGCCGAAAAATACGAGATCGAGGCATGGGTTCACCTCTTGGCAATCTGGGCACAGCAAACACCGGAGCATCGACGCAGCTTCGTCCTGCTCCACCGCGATGCGAGCTTGTGGCTGCAACCTCCGTCGAATCCCGAAAGCATACTTCGTGAGTTGTTTGAACTCTACCTCGAGTTCGGCAGCGGACCGGTTCCGTTTTTCCCTGCCACAAGCAGCTATGCACTTCGAAAACCGGAAAAACGGAACTCGATTGCGCAAAGCACTGCCTGGGAAGGAGAACGCGGTGAAAAATATGATCCGTATAATGAATTTCTCTTTCGTGGGGTATCGCCTTTTGAAACCCAGTTCGACGAGCTTGCACATGCGATTCTCAGTCCGCTCAGTTCAAGCCGTATCCAGAATCCGATGTGA
- a CDS encoding MBL fold metallo-hydrolase — protein MNALKLRIFELPPIGTNAYLLLNESTGEAALFDAPFGAYEEVDKVLERAQSELTGVWLTHGHWDHMLDAHAFNTAGIPVYGHREDERFINHPERMAAFSIPGMSFQPARLDGYLEHAQVLTILGHTVEVRHVPGHSPGSVAFVFPDLRWVISGDVVFAGSVGRTDFPGCSHEVLMQSIAEHILPLEDDYVLYPGHGPKTTIGKERGLNPFIRGY, from the coding sequence ATGAATGCTTTGAAACTCCGAATTTTTGAACTGCCGCCAATTGGAACCAACGCTTACCTGCTGCTGAACGAGAGCACTGGAGAAGCAGCCCTGTTTGATGCCCCCTTTGGGGCGTATGAGGAGGTGGACAAGGTGCTCGAGCGAGCACAGTCGGAGCTGACTGGTGTGTGGCTCACCCACGGACATTGGGATCACATGCTCGATGCTCACGCGTTCAATACAGCAGGAATTCCGGTCTATGGTCACCGAGAGGATGAGCGGTTTATTAACCATCCGGAGCGCATGGCTGCATTTTCGATTCCGGGGATGAGCTTTCAGCCCGCTCGACTCGATGGTTACCTTGAGCATGCACAGGTGTTAACGATTTTGGGACATACAGTTGAAGTTCGCCATGTGCCGGGACACAGCCCGGGCAGCGTGGCGTTTGTCTTTCCAGATCTGAGATGGGTCATTTCGGGCGATGTGGTTTTTGCGGGCAGCGTTGGCCGCACCGATTTCCCGGGATGCAGCCATGAAGTTCTCATGCAATCGATTGCCGAGCACATTCTTCCTCTGGAGGATGATTATGTGCTCTATCCGGGACATGGACCCAAGACTACAATCGGAAAGGAACGCGGCCTAAATCCTTTTATTCGAGGGTATTAG
- a CDS encoding NAD(P)-dependent oxidoreductase encodes MAATIPSTKPKRIIVTGGSGKTGPWVIRHLLEQGYEVINVDQRMPSEELCHTIVCDLSDAGQVVSAFSPFGTGDRSPYCGVIHLAAIPRAHMVPNPEVFRINVMSTYNVLEACAILGIQKVVIASSESSYGICFASDFFEPHYLPVDEAHPQLPEDAYGLSKVVNEATAAAFHRRTGMQILSLRLGNILCPEDHTAIREIADQPEMRKRILWSYIDARDVAIVCRLGIEKDGIGCESAILAADDTSSSLPSADLIRSYLPGVKDIRGDFSGREALISNARIKALTGWRQQFFLDLD; translated from the coding sequence ATGGCAGCAACAATTCCATCTACAAAACCCAAACGCATCATCGTTACAGGTGGCAGCGGAAAGACAGGACCCTGGGTCATTCGCCATCTGCTTGAGCAGGGTTATGAAGTGATCAATGTGGATCAACGCATGCCTTCGGAAGAACTGTGCCATACCATCGTGTGTGACCTTTCGGATGCCGGGCAGGTTGTGTCCGCATTTTCGCCGTTTGGAACTGGTGACCGCAGTCCCTATTGTGGAGTGATTCACCTGGCAGCGATTCCGCGGGCGCACATGGTGCCAAACCCTGAGGTGTTTCGCATCAATGTGATGAGCACCTACAATGTTCTGGAAGCTTGTGCGATTCTGGGAATACAGAAGGTGGTTATTGCGTCGAGTGAGTCGTCTTACGGCATTTGTTTTGCGAGCGATTTTTTTGAACCGCACTACCTTCCTGTGGATGAAGCGCATCCGCAGCTACCCGAAGATGCCTATGGTTTGTCCAAGGTTGTCAATGAAGCGACAGCCGCTGCATTCCATCGTCGCACTGGCATGCAGATCCTGTCGCTGCGACTGGGCAACATTCTGTGCCCTGAAGACCATACCGCGATTCGCGAAATCGCCGATCAACCCGAAATGCGCAAGCGCATCCTCTGGTCCTACATCGATGCACGGGATGTGGCAATCGTCTGTCGCCTGGGCATAGAGAAGGATGGCATCGGCTGTGAATCAGCCATACTTGCGGCAGATGACACTTCGTCGAGCTTGCCGTCTGCGGATTTGATCCGTTCCTATTTACCGGGAGTTAAGGATATTCGGGGAGATTTTTCCGGGCGTGAGGCACTGATCTCTAACGCCCGAATCAAGGCTTTGACTGGCTGGCGACAGCAGTTTTTCCTCGATTTGGATTGA